The sequence below is a genomic window from Echeneis naucrates chromosome 13, fEcheNa1.1, whole genome shotgun sequence.
ATTCCTGGTTCATATTGTTTCCTGCAGCCGAGGAGCTTGAGAGAGTGAGGCCTGAGTTTGCACAGCGGGCATCCACTGCACTGATCAAACAGCTCGTGGATGACCTTTTAAGTGATAAAGTCCTGAATGATGGGGAGGGAGAGTCGATACTTGAAGAAAACCCAACCCGAGCAGACAAGGCCCGCTGTCTCATTGACACagtgaggaagaaaggaaatgaagcCAGCAAGAAGATGATCGCTCATATTCACAAAAGAGATTCTTCACTTCACACTGAGCTGGGCCTTTGACCAGGTGATTGACATATGTCAGTCAGCGAGAACTGCACTTAGTTTATCCTCAACAATACTGCATTTTGACTTTCTCGTGAtcatcagtttgtgttgtggtttgtttttgacaGCGACAGGGCTGCAGACTAAGAAAGAGGGATTGACCACACTCATGGTTAGGATGAACAGCTTAGTCGCCTGTGCATCACCTTCTAGAGGATTTTGTACAATAACTGGGCTACTGTGACCTCGGGCCTTTACTGACCTTTTACAAAGTCTCCCTCACTGTGGAGAGGAACGATTCCCTGACACTTATCGTTCCTGCTAAAGGATTCTGGGAGAGGGAACAGAATAATACAAATGTCAGTCATACAAATCATGTCAAATATCTCACCTTGTAATAGATATACTCTCTGCTCTAACCTAAAAAAGCATATATAGTTCTATTCTGAAAACGACGTTGAACCTGTTTGTATCTCAGTGTAAGTGGAAATAAACAACTTTTTCCCCTCAACTCTActacttttaatttattttcagacttACCAGTGACTAAATAAATGTGAGTTGTGTCATCAGCCCTGCTATTTTGAATTCAGCAAGAGTTAAATTTTCATAATGGTTTGTAAATGATGAATTCGAGTCCATTTGTAATTTGACTGATATATTTTCAAACTATTTCCAacgtttgtgtgttgtttcttatTTACAGTGTTTACCATCATGACTGTTAAATAATTATTAGGTAATAACTATAGTGATCTTCAGTACCATGTCTCAGTGAATTGGGGGAATGTTAATGATTTTCTTATCCCTTTCATGCATAGAGGTCACTACAATGGACAGCTATTCAAAAGCCATTTTCTTGCATAAGCGTGAGTTTTGATGGCATAGATGGCCATTGGTCACTACAGTGGACACTATTGCATCCTCTTACACACTGACACCTTGTGGAAAGCCATTGTATACACTATAGTTTTCCCTCCAAAATAATATGGCCGTCAGTTAGCCAGAAATGCCAAGTTCCTCTGGAATATCGGTCCAATACTTCTACTCTAGGAGAACcttgcaggtaaaaaaaaatgttgtaacGTCAAGTAACACGTAAAGAGTCATGTCATTGTTAAATCTTCCAAGTTTTGATTTTAGATTGTGAGAAAATTCCAATAAATCATCTCTCCACTAAATTGGACATCATGCACACTAGCTATATTTCAACTACAATTCATACTTTTACTGTGACTGTTGTTCTTGAAAATAATTCATCTGCAGTAACTTTTTTGGGTTTTGAAATTCCCCCTGCAAAGAGCAATGATGAGACAAGCATGCTGTGATAATCGACAGGCTTGCTAGGCATTCATTACAGAGCCATTCCATAAATCTAGTTGAAATGAAGAGGTTTATACGCTGATGCGTGCAAACACACTGAGGCACAGTGAATGTTTCCCTCATGTTGCACACCACGAAACCTCATGTGGGCATGATAGGATCTTGATATAGTGTTAGTCTACCCTCAGTTCAGAGGCTATAATGGACAGACTAACTTTATGCcaatagtgtgtgtgtacttttttttcatatattgaTGTTATGTTAAGGTTTACAAAGGAGTATTTGTAGCAAAgctaacaataaaatattcattgtgGCATTCGAATCTAGacagaagaatgaaatagagtaTTCCTCAATTGCAAATATTGTATTACTATTTGTATGCATTTTATAGTTTTCAGACAATTTTAGCGACAAATGCACACGGCATTATTATGTTAttactgtattattattaatacagTATCGTTTCAGTTGAAAGCAAAGTGCATGTTGTCCACTCAAGTGGACATGTGAAAATGGCTTTGAaaaatttggatgaaaaaatgtcaAGTTGAACTCTTGTGTTTCCATGCCCTAAGGGAATCCTGAATGAGGTTGTGATAATTTACACTGATCTTCAGTACCATGTGTAACCTTGTAAACGATTTCTTATTATTACTCTGTTACCTATATTGTTCATTGAACAGGCTACAATAGGCCACAATATGAGCCATAGCTGGGTATATGCATATATTAAAAGTAATAATTCAACAAGAACAAGCATGCCTATGCCAATGGCCGGACCTACAGGCTGGTCCGGTTGGAGGCAGAGTCTGAGCCACCTGGAATGTGGTTGAAGATCAGCCATAACACATGTGGAGCATTTTACACTGTTCCACTGCAGCAGTATTTGTCACTTGAAACCACTTTGAGAGGCTGCAGGTGAAATTCAGGTCCTGTGAGTTTGTTGTTCTGATGAGAGTTTAAAGCAGATTGCAGGCGTGAACCAGGAACTATTCCAGAGAGCGCGTCCGACAGCAGCTGAGAAAAGGAAGGAGCTGCACTTTCCACCGTTTTCACAGATAGCAGATCTGATCCGCCATGGCAGGTAAGACTTCACGGTCCGTCTGCACTTTGACTCCAACTCCGGTTCACCGTGACCGCTTTGTTTTTCGGTGGCGGCAAAAACGCAGGCGCTCGGTTCGTGAACGCAGCATTCAGCCAGCACAGCTGGGTTTCCAGTAAATATCCCGTTTAATGGAGATGCGGAGGAGTTCAGGGTTTAGACGGGATTTCCTGGACTTTGGAAGCTTTACGGTGAACCTCTGTCAGAGAAAAGTCCGGATTAGACTTTTCCGCTCTTTCTTGTGTTTGCCACGTATTGTAGTTTCACTTTATGGGTGCTCATGTTTGCCTCTTGTCCTGCTGTTGTTCAGTTCATTTATccattaaaacagaaagtggccagtgtttttttgtttgtttgtttgttttttctttcattttcaaagatCCACTTTTGCGCAAGATAAGACTTTGTCACGTGTTGAAATAAAACCATACTGGTGGTCTAGTAGTCGTGTAGCTGTAGCTGAGGCCTCTTATGGGAAGGAAGTACACAGACTATATGAAACCCTCCCACTGCCAAACGGTTCCCTCCTGAACTGTTCTGTATGTTCTCATGCATGAATACATGCAGGAGTCAAATAAGAGTTCATATGATCAGTTAACCCTTATGGATCATCAGTTCATGACTCACAGCTGCTTCGTGTGCATTCATTTCTTTACATCACTATGTAATTCCTGGTTCATATTGTTTCCTGCAGCCGAGGAGCTTGAGAGAGTGAGGCCTGAGTTTGCACAGCGGGCATCCACTGCACTGATCAAACAGCTCGTGGATGACCTTTTAAGTGATAAAGTCCTGAATGATGGGGAGGGAGAGTCGATACTTGAAGAAAACCCAACCCGAGCAGACAAGGCCCGCTGTCTCATTGACACagtgaggaagaaaggaaatgaagcCAGCAAGAAGATGATCGCTCATATTCACAAAAGAGATTCTTCACTTCACACCGAGCTGGGCCTGGGCTGTGATCAACCTGCTCCACAACGTGAGTTCAGCCAGAGACAACTGCACTGTTTTGACTTTGTCATGCAAATCGACTGTGATTAATCAACTCACCAAATTTCTTTTTACCAGCCGCAGAGCTGAAGCCTAAGACGGAGTGGTCAGCCACGCTCATCCCGACCACCAAGGAATTCTGGGAGAAGAAACAGAATGATacaaatgtcagtcagtcatACAAACATCTAATCTTGTATTTGCTTTTACTCTCTTGTTTCAgctattgtgatttttttcatcCTAAAAATGTAgaaagcttttgttttctatCTCATTTTAGCTGAGCTTGACAGAAAGGGGCAacttgaaataataaataacagctGGAGTTTAATAATTATTGATAAGTGGAAATAATTCTTTGAACTTACACTTTACTTGCTTATAATGTAGTTTTAGATCTAAAGATGtgttaatataatataaaatgtctgtctttgtttttttttttgtttgtttgttgtttttttttttcagatttaccCTGTGACCAAAAATGCTATTAAAAAACGTGTGGCTTTGCTAATCACTAATATGGAATTTACTAATCCGAGATTGAACAGGAAGGGAGCTGATAAAGATGAGGAGAACATGGAGATACTGCTTAAAACTCTGGGATACCAAGTTTTGAAGCACAGAAACCTCACTGGAAAGGTacgtgtgaaaaaaaaaaaaaaaaaaaatttcctttGAATTAGAAACAACAGTAACTGACGTCTGACTTTTCGTCCTCCCACAGGCGATTGAAGATGCTCTAATAGAATTCTCTCGGCATGAAAGCATTCAGGCGACAGACAGCGTGCTGGTAGTTATCATGTCTCATGGTAAACTTGGAGCTGTCCTTGGCGTCAACTCAGCTCATGCTCATGACAACGGCCAAAGTGATGACCCTGATGAGTTCGCCATTGACAAAATTTACAAACACTTAGGCACTGAGAGATGTCCAGCGCTGAAGGACAAACCCAAAATCATCGTCATCCAGGCCTGCAGAGGAGGTGATTCCGATCTATTCTTCCAGATTTTTCCTAACTTTGGTGTAAATTTATGTCAGAGTTTGAAAACTAATGGCCTGTTTCGTGGTTTACGAGAGACGGAGCTTTTTGCGgttgtattaaaaaatatttcttgtgTTTCAGAGGAGGCTGGAGCTGTGTTGGTTTGCGATAGTGCAAAACCATGTGATGTCCCACAGCCAAGCCCTCCTGTATcggcagctgaagaagactTGGAGGATGATGCTTTGCGAACTGCTCACAAAGAGAAAGACTTCATTGCTCTTCTTTCCTGCACCCCTGGTTAGTGGAATGGAAATATTACCAGATTGCATTTTAAAGCTTATGACAGTGAGGATGAACAATAATCTCCCTACATGAGTCTTTACCTCATGCAGTAAAAATGTCATgcgttttctgtttttcctgcagaTACTGTCTCCTACAGACACCCGCAGAAAGGCTCTCTTCTTATCCAGTACATTGTAGATATATTTAACAACTCCGCCCATGAGGATGACATTGAGGAACTCTTCAGAAAAGTAAGTATGAATTGTGTAAACTTTTCTGAGTGTAAAATACGTGTGcataatgaaagaaagaatggaAAATAATGTCATTGATGGGGGAACACCACAACAGATCAGGCAATAACGAGGAAAGATGAGGTTCTTCTTTTATTACTGCTTtactatttatttgtttgtttctgtcacacAGATCATGTATCGTTTTGAAAATGCCTCCATTGGAAAACTTAAACAGATGCCGACCAAAGACAGGTGCACTCTTACAAGACGATTCTACTTCTTTCCAGGTCTTTAAGACAGGACTCAATTCTGTTCAGCAcaaatttaaagcagaaattTGGTAAAATTATGAAATGACGTTTATACATAAATGTTTTGAAACTAATCAAACCAAAATGATGTAGAATGGAAATAC
It includes:
- the LOC115053352 gene encoding caspase-1-A-like — encoded protein: MAAEELERVRPEFAQRASTALIKQLVDDLLSDKVLNDGEGESILEENPTRADKARCLIDTVRKKGNEASKKMIAHIHKRDSSLHTELGL
- the LOC115053350 gene encoding caspase-1-like, giving the protein MAAEELERVRPEFAQRASTALIKQLVDDLLSDKVLNDGEGESILEENPTRADKARCLIDTVRKKGNEASKKMIAHIHKRDSSLHTELGLGCDQPAPQPAELKPKTEWSATLIPTTKEFWEKKQNDTNIYPVTKNAIKKRVALLITNMEFTNPRLNRKGADKDEENMEILLKTLGYQVLKHRNLTGKAIEDALIEFSRHESIQATDSVLVVIMSHGKLGAVLGVNSAHAHDNGQSDDPDEFAIDKIYKHLGTERCPALKDKPKIIVIQACRGEEAGAVLVCDSAKPCDVPQPSPPVSAAEEDLEDDALRTAHKEKDFIALLSCTPDTVSYRHPQKGSLLIQYIVDIFNNSAHEDDIEELFRKIMYRFENASIGKLKQMPTKDRCTLTRRFYFFPGL